A single genomic interval of Alligator mississippiensis isolate rAllMis1 chromosome 15, rAllMis1, whole genome shotgun sequence harbors:
- the LOC102560837 gene encoding cilia- and flagella-associated protein 45: protein MQPLPQLGYNTRTMPVLKPKMKNLQQPRPAYLATMPHGAHDLSPPVDQPYKPKTTLIVTTDYVRELVLPRERPPQQTLILSRAEYERIKAQCVIEDRQAKAAAYKAERDATMAAVAQRKKAMKERILLKQKVQKSDLEKEAEERGNYLLQRAYRMRLEQEDEIKDMEKMIVDARCHAVLDAQMIEKQQMEKELKQEELRLDQNMEVERQKVVRMQEELEEKRKQELIRGRRQIEKQIEDNEKERAIQAEMQDLEAQQIRDHLQQLHLEELWDLEKKRLKEREAHAEDFRINEQMLLYKEKKLEQERLADQRVLDYQKEKMAREADFEAQQEKARHEKELETAHLRALQERAQDLQAEKDAVRAKRHQEAKEREWRQREKEAVLKKLKTQAELQQSRLVQMARKDHEQMIQTKRDRSYYDRVLREQREQAQKEQKQQEERAAKRMAHGKAVRRQMKERQEQLVQERAVCFEDGKRLQKEMQRHADRIAQLKRTRMEELRATGLPERYCVGVEYKALKPGPKH, encoded by the exons atgcagcccctgccccaattaGGGTATAACACCAGGACGATGCCGGTGCTCAAGCCCAAGATGAAG AACCTGCAGCAGCCACGGCCTGCCTACCTCGCCACGATGCCACATGGGGCTCACGATCTGTCCCCACCCGTTGACCAGCCCTATAAGCCAAAGACCACCCTGATTGTCACAACGGACTATGTCCGCGAACTAGT CCTTCCTAGAGAGAGACCGCCCCAGCAGACGCTCATCCTGAGCAGGGCAGAGTATGAGCGCATTAAGGCCCAGTGCGTCATTGAGGATCGGCAGGCCAAGGCAGCAGCCTACAAAGCTGAGAGGGACGCCACGATG GCCGCTGTGGCCCAGCGCAAAAAGGCCATGAAAGAGAGGATTCTTCTAAAGCAGAAGGTACAGAAGAGCGACCTGGAGAAGGAGGCCGAGGAGCGAGGCAACTACCTGCTGCAGCGGGCCTACAGGATGCGCCTGGAGCAGGAAGATGAGATCAAGGATATGGAGAAG ATGATCGTGGATGCCAGGTGCCATGCTGTCCTGGACGCCCAGATGATAGAGAAGCAGCAGATGGAGAAGGAGCTGAAACAGGAGGAGCTGCGCCTGGATCAGAACATGGAAGTGGAGCGCCAGAAAGTCGTCCGGAtgcaggaagagctggaggagaagaggaagcagGAGCTGATCCG GGGGAGGCGCCAGATTGAGAAGCAAATTGAAGACAACGAGAAGGAGAGGGCCATACAGGCTGAGATGCAGGACCTGGAGGCCCAGCAGATACGGgaccacctgcagcagctgcacctggaagAGCTATGG GACTTGGAGAAGAAACGGCTAAAAGAAAGGGAAGCCCACGCGGAGGATTTCCGCATCAACGAACAAATGCTGCTCTACAAGGAGAAGaagctggagcaggagaggctggcTGACCAGCGCGTCCTGGACTACCAGAAAGAGAAAATG GCGCGGGAAGCAGATTTTGAGGCCCAGCAGGAAAAAGCCCGCCACGAGAAAGAGCTGGAGACGGCCCACCTGAGAGCCCTGCAAGAGAGGGCGCAGGATCTCCAGGCTGAGAAG GATGCGGTCCGGGCCAAGCGGCACCAGGAGGCCAAGGAGCGAGAGTGGCGGCAAAGGGAGAAGGAGGCTGTGCTGAAAAAGTTGAAGAcccaggctgagctgcagcagagccGCCTGGTCCAGATGGCCCGCAAGGATCATGAACAGATGATCCAAACCAAGCGGGACCGCAGCTATTATGATCGGGTCCTCAG GGAGCAGCgggagcaggcacagaaggagcagaagcagcaggaggagagggcCGCCAAGCGAATGGCACACGGTAAAGCGGTGCGGCGCCAGATGAAGGAGCGCCAGGAGCAGCTGGTGCAGGAGCGGGCCGTCTGCTTCGAGGATGGGAAGCGCCTGCAAAAGGAGATGCAGAGGCACGCCGATCGCATTGCCCAGCTGAAGAGAACGAGGATGGAGGAGCTCCG AGCCACCGGTCTGCCCGAGAGGTACTGCGTAGGTGTGGAGTACAAGGCCTTGAAGCCAGGCCCCAAGCACTGA
- the CCT3 gene encoding T-complex protein 1 subunit gamma, with protein sequence MMGSRPVLVLSQNMKRESGRKVQTGNINAAKTIADIIRTCLGPRAMMKMLLDPMGGIVMTNDGNAILREIQVQHPAAKSMIEISRTQDEEVGDGTTSVIILAGEMLAVAEHFLVQQMHPTVIISAYRKALDDMIGILKKIGTPVDVNNREMMLKIINSAVNTKAISRWSDLACSIALEAVKTVELEENGRKEIDIKKYAKVEKIPGGFIEDSCVLRGIMVNKDVTHPRMRRYIKNPRIVLLDCSLEYKKGESQTDIEITREEDFARILQMEEEYIQQICEDLIRVKPDIIITEKGISDLAQHFLMRANITAIRRVRKTDNNRIARACGARIVSRTDELRDEDVGTGARLFEVKKIGDEYFAFITDCKDPKACTIMLRGASKEILAEVERNLQDAMQVCRNVLIDPQLVPGGGATEMAVSHALTEKSKGMTGVEQWPYRAVAQALEVIPRTLIQNCGASTIRVLTSLRAKHTQEGSQTWGVNGETGALVDMKDLGICEPLAVKLQTYKTAVETAILLLRIDDIVSGHKKKGAEQSKQTAAPEAAQD encoded by the exons ATGATGGGCTCGCGCCCCGTGCTCGTGCTCA GTCAAAATATGAAACGCGAGTCTGGAAGGAAGGTCCAGACTGGAAATATCAATGCTGCTAAG ACCATTGCTGACATCATCCGAACATGTTTGGGACCAAGAGCTATGATGAAG ATGCTTCTGGACCCAATGGGTGGAATTGTGATGACCAACGATGGCAATGCTATTCTTCGCGAA ATTCAGGTCCAGCATCCAGCAGCCAAATCCATGATCGAGATCAGCCGTACTCAAGATGAAGAGGTTGGAGACGGGACCACATCTGTAATCATCCTTG CTGGAGAGATGCTGGCTGTCGCTGAGCACTTCCTAGTACAGCAGATGCACCCGACTGTGATCATCAGTGCTTATCGCAAGGCGTTGGATGATATGATCGGTATTCTCAAAAAAATAGG CACTCCAGTTGATGTGAACAACAGAGAGATGATGCTGAAGATAATTAACAGTGCTGTAAACACCAAGGCGATAAGCCGTTGGTCTGACCTGGCCTGCAGCATTGCTCTAGAGGCTGTCAAGACTGTGGAGCTTGAGGAGAACGGCCGGAAGGAAATTGATATCAAGAAATATGCTAAAGTAGAAAAG ATTCCAGGGGGCTTCATTGAGGACTCTTGTGTCTTGCGTGGAATCATGGTAAACAAAGACGTCACTCACCCACGCATGCGTCGCTATATCAAGAACCCCCGCATTGTTCTCCTGGACTGTTCTCTGGAGTACAAGAAAGGAGAGAGCCAG ACTGACATTGAGATTACCCGAGAGGAAGACTTTGCCCGCATCCTCCAGATGGAGGAGGAGTACATCCAGCAGATCTGTGAGGACTTGATCAGAGTCAAACCAGATATCATCATCACGGAGAAGGGAATCTCTG ACTTGGCCCAGCACTTTCTGATGAGAGCCAACATCACAGCCATCCGTAGGGTCAGGAAGACGGACAACAACCGAATCGCCAG GGCCTGTGGTGCCCGCATTGTGAGCCGCACAGATGAGCTGCGTGACGAGGATGTGGGTACGGGGGCCAGGCTCTTTGAAGTGAAAAAAATAGGAGATGAGTACTTTGCCTTCATCACGGACTGCAAAGACCCCAAGGCCTGCACCATCATGTTGCGGGGAGCCAGCAAGGAGATCCTGGCT GAAGTAGAACGCAACCTCCAGGATGCCATGCAAGTGTGCCGCAATGTCCTGATTGACCCCCAGTTGGTGCCAGGAGGGGGTGCCACGGAGATGGCCGTGTCTCACGCTTTGACTGAGAAGTCCAAGGGCATGACAGGAGTGGAGCAGTGGCCCTACCGTGCGGTGGCCCAGGCCCTTGAAGTCATTCCCAGGACGCTGATCCAGAACTGCGGAGCCAGCACCATCCGCGTCCTGACCTCACTCAGA GCAAAACACACTCAGGAAGGCAGTCAGACTTGGGGTGTGAACGGCGAGACTGGAGCCTTAGTGGACATGAAAGACCTGGGCATCTGTGAGCCTTTGGCTGTCAAGTTACAGACCTACAAAACGGCTGTGGAG ACCGCCATCCTTCTCCTCCGTATTGACGACATTGTTTCGGGGCACAAGAAGAAGGGGGCTGAGCAAAGCAAGCAGACGGCGGCTCCAGAGGCAGCTCAGGACTAG